The Channa argus isolate prfri chromosome 14, Channa argus male v1.0, whole genome shotgun sequence genome includes a window with the following:
- the LOC137098446 gene encoding tripartite motif-containing protein 16-like, translating to MAKQGNQLDQEKFSCSICLEELKDPVTLPCGHSYCLNCIKTHWDEEDGKKLHSCPQCRQTFTPRPVLVKNTMLAELVKELKKPEVPVAPADHCYAGLEDVACDFCTGKKLKAVKSCLMCLVSYCEKHLQPHYDVAQLKKHKLVEPSKNLQENICSRHDEVMKMFCRTDQQCICYLCSVDEHKGHDTVSAAAERTERQRELEGSRQQIQQRIQDIEKDVKVLQQEVEALNRSAEKTVEDSEKIFTELICLMEKRSSEVKQQIRSQQETEVSRVKELQEKLEQEITELKRKDAELEQLSHTEDQNQFLHNYPSLSQLSESTDTSSVDIRPLRYFEDVTAAVSELRDQLQDILRQTWTNISSLVTQVDVLLPQAEPEPKTRAGFLKYSCEITLDPNTANEYLLLSEGNRKVTVMSQKQSYSSHKDRFIHWYQVLSRESLTGRCYWEVEWRGTGVDIAVAYKNISRSGFGDECGFGYNDKSWALRCFQNNWKTKQFCFNNIKTPVSGPQSSRIGVYLDHRAGILSFYSVSETMTLFHRVQTTFTQPLHAGLYAGFEDGDTVKFCKLN from the coding sequence ATGGCAAAGCAAGGAAATCAACTGGATCAAGAAAAATTCTCCTGTTCGATCTGTTTAGAGGAACTGAAGGATCCAGTGACTcttccctgtggacacagttacTGTCTGAACTGTATTAAAACCCACTGGGATGAAGAAGATGGAAAGAAACTCCacagctgtcctcagtgtagacagaccttcacacCGAGACCTGTCCTCgtgaaaaacaccatgttgGCTGAATTAGTGAAAGAGCTGAAGAAACCTGAGGTTCCAGTtgctcctgctgatcactgctatgctggacTTGAAGATGTGGCCTGTGATTTCTGCACTGggaaaaaactgaaagctgttaagTCCTGTTTGATGTGTCTGGTCtcttactgtgagaaacacctgcagcctcATTATGATGTAGCACAgttaaagaaacacaagctggtggagccGTCCAAGAACCtccaggagaacatctgctctcgtcacgatgaggtgatgaagatgttctgccgtactgatcagcagtgtatctgttatctctgctctgtggatgaacataaaggccacgacacagtctcagctgcagcagaaaggactgagaggcagagagaactcgaggggagtcgacaacaaatccagcagagaatccaggacatagagaaagatgtgaaggtgcttcaacaggaggtggaggctctcaatcgctctgctgagaaaacagtggaggacagtgagaagatcttcactgagctgatctgtctcatggagaaaagaagctctgaggtgaagcagcagatcagatcccagcaggaaactgaagtgagtcgagtcaaagagcttcaggagaagctggagcaggagatcactgagctgaagaggaaagatgctgagctggagcagctctcacacacagaggatcaaAACCAGTTTCTACACAACTACCCCTCACTGTCACAACTCAGTGAATCTACAGATACATCCAGTGTCGACATCcgtcctctgagatactttgaggatgtgacagcagctgtgtcagagctcagagatcaaCTACAGGACATtctgagacagacatggacaaacatctcatcattagtgactcaagtggatgttttactgCCACAAGCAGAACCAGAACCAAAGACCAGAGCtggattcttaaaatattcatgtgaaatcacactggatccaaacacagcaaatgaatatctgttattatctgagggaaacagaaaagtaacgGTAATGAGTCAAAAACAGTCTTATTCTAGTCACAAAGACAGATTCATTCATTGGTATCaggtcctgagcagagagagtctaactggacgttgttactgggaggtggagtggagagggACAGGGGTTGATATAGCAGTCGCATACAAGAACATCAGTAGATCAGGATTTGGTGATGAATGTGGATTTGGATACAATGACAAATCTTGGGCACTAAGatgtttccaaaataattggaaaacaaaacaattttgtttcaacaatattaaaactccagtctcaggtcctcagtcctccagaataggagtgtacctggatcacagagcaggtattctgtccttctacagtgtctctgaaaccatgactctctttcacagagtccagaccacattcactcagcctctacatgctggactttATGCTGGTTTTGAGGATGGAGACACAGTTAAGTTCTGCAAACTAAATTAG